The genomic DNA GTCTCTTAACATCTAAAAGTTTCAATCCTGAcccttatttttatgttttgttccCTTGTGTTATAAAAGTTATACCACTGTGGCCATTTTTaacacaatataaaaaataaaaaaataaaaaaaaccagatTGAAACTAAAAAGTAAGACAAGAaatccaattaatttttttttaagttaagcGACCAAAGttaaagtttaaaaataaattaagggacaaACATGTATTTTAGGCTTTTTAGCCATCTTTCTGCTATAGTATTTGCAGGTAACTTTGGTTTTCATTGAGTGGGTCAGCATAATTAGTAAGGAGAACTTTTACTGATAAAACCGAATGTTAAGAGGTAAGTCTTTAAAATTTGGTTTACTCACTGTCACTGAAAATATCACATGTTACCACAAACACCATTATACAAATGACATCCACAAACTCAGTATAGATGAAATCATATCTaacaaaaccaacaaaaaaactaaacggAGACGTGAAATTTAAAAAGCTTCCAACTTAAACAATTCAAGCAAATCTGTCTAGGCTAAACTGCCAAATCAAACCATTCAAATAAAATTGTctagatttttcaaaataaaataaaataaaattgtctagTCTGATATGGCAAATTAAAACATTGAAATAAATTAGTCCAAGCTGAAGTGCCGAATTAAAGCAAAGTCATGTGATTTTTTGCAGATCCATCCACCATTTGAGAGTTGAatcctttttttcttccacaTTCTTCCAGTGTTCGCATGCTTTTTCAGTGATTTTACTCATCTTTATATTGTAAATGCTATGAACCAAATCAATGGCAAGTTTAACCCTTGTATCTGGATAAACCTGATAACAATGCACACATTAAAATGTTAGATTTAATATAGCAACTATTCCACAACTTATATCATGTTGCACCAAGTGtttcctaataaaaaaaaagttaaccaCAAAAACTAATAAACTTTAAAGTTGCAAGccagaaaaatataatttattgtgaattataaatttgtttgaaGTTGACAGAAAAAATATTCAGAAGGTGCTTACTTCTACACAGTTGTAGTCATTTTTCCTATCACATTCTTTCATCCAAGCAGCAACCCAGACTCCGGAGTCGTTACTAAAAATCAAGAATAGAAATGAGAAGACTAGCAGTAGATTTATTCACCATAATGTAAGAAGAGTAAGTGAATGAAACTTACGATCCATATCTCTGACTTAGGAGTCCTCTGGGTTCAACAACTGAGAAATTGGAGATAATGCGCTTCTCTAAATTGATTCCGCAATCATAATATGAATTCTCCAAAAACATTTCTTCCAAAAATATTGACTGTATAGTATTGTTAACTTTAGTATCTGTTAGAAAAGAGAagggaaaattgaaaaataatgagTTATAAATACCATTAT from Medicago truncatula cultivar Jemalong A17 chromosome 8, MtrunA17r5.0-ANR, whole genome shotgun sequence includes the following:
- the LOC25500905 gene encoding uncharacterized protein; its protein translation is MSIFLEEMFLENSYYDCGINLEKRIISNFSVVEPRGLLSQRYGSNDSGVWVAAWMKECDRKNDYNCVEVYPDTRVKLAIDLVHSIYNIKMSKITEKACEHWKNVEEKKDSTLKWWMDLQKIT